ACAATATATTAGGAGAAGTAGTTTTTCTTTACCTCTGAGTTTCCTAAAATGAAGAAATCCCACCACCAGCAGAACCAGAGCTAACGTTAAAATGGCGACAACGATCCACAGCAGGATGGAGACTTCATTGGAGTCAGAGCCATCTGAGTGGGGTGCTGGATGAGGTGGTGGAGAGGTGGTAGAAACAGGATTTGCTGTACCATTACAAATGGCATGTGGTATAGATTCTAATGTAGAGATACAGAACAGAATATAGATATCTACTCTAAACATAATGAAGttgaaaaaacatatttacatatcaAATCATGATTCTACATTGCAGAATAATCTGTAAAGCTGTATAGAAAATGGCATTAAACTAAATTAGCCCAGGTGATGTGTAAAGATTTCCCATGAACAAAAGCATGGCTACAACGTTGTAATCAGCACCAATCCTAGCCATACAacatctttttgtttgcttgacAGATTGTTGTGTCTCACCTGTCACAGTCAGCCAGCTTTCTGGTGACGTTCCAAAACTCGTAAATGTGCATTTATAGAGCCCCTCGCTTGATTTGGaaacattgttaatgatcatcTCCCCTGCAGGACTGCTGTGTATTAATTGTCCGTCTTTGTAGAAATCAGCTTGGGGGTTGGTGGAGGTCGTCTGTTTCTGCAGCGCAGAGTCACAtcatctccctccatcacaggacGAGCCAGGACTCTCCAGGATCACAGAACCAGCTGAACAACAGggttgaaaaaaatgaattgttaGATATTTTATGAACACGTGGAGTTACTCACAATGGAAAATTTTGCAGGAGTGTAacaggtgaggaaaaaaaaacagtgtgcaAATACAGAGGCAAGAATACAGAATAATGTAGATTTGGGAAATAATATGCACAAatctgaaacagacagacaggaacaaATACATCAGAAGTAACATATTAGTGTATTGTGGTGTATCATCAGCATAGCAATGGATATTcaccaaatgaaaacatttaaggCTGAGAAGCATGTAAGTTCTGTAGAGAGCATCTTTATAGACAAGTATAcattaatttatacattttggCAAACACCAACCAACACCAACCTTAACCAggtagaataaaaaaaatctctgaaaagTTTCACCACCATAgcatatgtataaatatattttattctagattttttaatttaattataaaaaaatatatgtgaaaTGAATTTACTGTCTAAACCTAATCAGTGTCAATTTATTGATCTTTATCAGTCAAGTGTCATCCTGAACATACTGGATGAAAAATCTTAGATTACTACAACTTTAACATAGATATGTATGGtttaagaaaaacagtaaacataccagtgacagtgatgttgactgtgctgcttctctctccttcttttgtCTCACACCAGTATtctccactgtctgatggatAGGCTCTCTCTATTTTGCAGAAGGACCCCATTGATGTCCTCTTTATATCACACACTGGTTTGAATTCCTTAGTTTTCCTGATCACTCTCAGGTCGCTCAGGCCACCAAACCCAACACATTCAAAAGAAACTGGTTCAAATTCAAAGTACTGCAGTCTGTTTGGAGTGATACGAAGGAAATCTGCatctgaaacagagaaagaaatgaaacattcagaatacataaaatatctaataatatatataatattaaacaAAACTACAGAAATCTAGATTATATCAATCAATCATATATatcatcaaacaaacacagatgaaaaggtTTAGGTCAGTTCTCTGTTAAAGAGAATCTGTAGGATTTTCTATCAGTCACTCACCTGTTTTCTGAGTGTAACTGTTCTGAGCTTGAGTCCTCAGTAAAATGAGTTGAAGCATCACTGGATGAACAAGAGAACAAAGTAGCAGATCAGACACAGGAGCTTTGATACACAGGAACATATGGAAAGTAAAGCTGAGAGTCAGtactcactcagtctgaagcagagagctgtgaccTCCATGATGTCtcactgctgactgactgagcctcagactgaaacacaactTCAACATGTAGGTGAcaacttcctcttcctgtgcacTTTATTTCTGATGTTGATGAGAAAGTTGAGGCCAGAGTCACAGTGGCTTCAGcacagtctgtcagtctttGAGTTTTACGCTCTCACTAAAGGGGGACCAACAATCCCAGACTTTTTATCTGGTTCAGGTACCCCTCAGTTAGTTTAGCAATCCCCAAGATTTTTAGGCTGCTCTTTTTTGCCCCTGCCTTCTGAGGTGGGTTTGTATAtcagtgctaaaaaaaaaaaaatactaagtaaatcacaaataaaatgtctgccctcaaaatgttacttaaacTGGATCAGTGGAGTCAGAATAGGATAAGTTTAGGACATAGGCGTTTCTAGCCCATTTTTGGGGGTGCTGAAGCACCCCTAAAATTTGAgagatttgaattttttttttctttactgtatatcctttttttttaacaagctaGAAAAGCGTTGAAACCATACAGTACTTGGTTGAAAcgtaatatttaacaaaaatacaccagcagcacccccccaccccccctccgCCTCAAAAATGGTTTGATCCACCCCATGCGGGCCACCTTTCCAGGGCTCTGAGCGCTCTATCTGCACATAGCAATACGCTGCCTTTACCTCAGTGGTGTAAGTACATGGCTTAAACCAGGATATATATGGCGCAATTGTTAACTTTGATCACCGATCACAGGGATCATTCATAAATCTGCCAATATCGATCACAGAATGATAAGAGACGGCTCGACTAACGTCGGCACATGTTGCACATtgcaattaaaataacagtCCAAAAAATGAGTCCATGGTCACTTTTTTGAATGTTTGGTACTCACTATAGGAGGCTGGTTTACTCCAGAAACATACAtgctgtttatgtgtatgttgaGGAGCTGCTGTATCAAAATGAATTGTCTTCCTTCAGAAATTAGGATTACGATATGTTTCTGTTACGATTCCATCCATTCTTCTTTTGCTGTGGCTCAGCATTTAAATAACCTTTATCAGATTTGATGGTTTAGTCACAGACTTTCccaaaaagtgttttctttcaCAAATGTGGGAATGaaattgtgttaaaatgtgaaaaacagtgaaatttatCTTGCCTGGCCGGCAGCTCTCTGGGTGCTCAGCACCCTAAACCTCTGATCCTAGAATCGCCCCTGGTTTAGGATATTAGGATAAGAGATTCAGGGTAGACCACTCAATAGTCTCTGCACATGACGCAATAATAACTTGTGGCCACAAGATGTCACTGCAGAATCTGAGTCAAATCAAAGAAAACCTATATTAAAGACCACACACACTAACTGTCTAAACTGCCATACAAAAGGTGCATTAAGTCTTAACTAACTAAATCTAACTAATTAATCTCCTGCAGGCCTGCAGCACTACTTCCAGCGTGCTACAGTCAGGATAATAATAAAGCACAGTAACTCCTCACATTTAAATATAGGTTTTCCTTGATTGATTAATATAGGTTGATTTGACATGCTCAGATTTTTCAGTGACATCTTGTGGCCACAAGATATTATTGCATCACATGTGCAGAGGCCATTGAATGACCTACTCTGAATCTCTTATCCTTAAATCCAAGACTTGTCCTTTTCTGACTCCACTGATCCAggtttaagtaacattttaaaggCAACTGTTTCATTTACTGACTTTACAGAGAGACCTGATACTGTAGCTGCAACAAAATTACCTAAATATTTCTGTTCTTCCTTCAGTGATAAATTAGCAGACCTAACACAGACCTCATGACGCTGCAGTTTTCCAACTGGAGGTTTTGATTGCAGTTGTATTATTTTATAGTCATCTAAATCAGTGATCAGTTACCTGGCAACAGGCTCAAAGTTCAGCTGTTTCAAGCTGCactcaaaatgaaactgaacttGGGAACAAAGACCTAATTCtcatgctgtgttgttgttgttgatgtttaatAACTTACTCATTTACGTATAGTATTTCTAGCTTAAGCCTTTAATTATGTAAATCtgaatttcagttttctttgaaCATACTATTTTAATTGAAATTGCAGAATATTGTTTTCTATTAACCAATAATTCCTCTACAACTGAGTACACTCTTATTCATGTGGTTTTTATGTTGACTTTGTCTTTCCACACTTTAAagagacttagacttagacttagactagactttattgatcccttgggatgactccctcagggaatTTAAGTTTCCAGCAActcatctctgccaccgtcaccagaAAGTCCAGCTTCATGCCGACCACAGAGCCGGCCCACCTGATCAGTTTATCCAGTCTGGATGTGTCCTTCTTGAATATGCTgccccccagcacaccacagtgtaaaagaggacactggcaaccacagaccggtaaaacatccacagcagtttgctgcacATGTTGAAGGACCACAGTCTCCTTGGGAAGTACAGCCTTGTGTCATACccatacaggtggctggtgtgtgttgtccagtccagtttattgtccaaCCACAGCCTGAGGTATTTTTAACagtccacagcctccacctcagctccctctaaCAGGACTGGTCGCGGTCTTGGTCTGGACCTCTCAAAGTCAAAGACCAGCTCCTTGGTCTTAGAGGTGTTGAGCTGCCTCGAGCTGCTAGCctcagggtgctgtgtctgcagccttgCTGTGACAGAGTAGATCCTCTCTCAGGCAGTGGCTGCGTCCGCTCTCGGAGGGATGTAACACCTACGGTGATCACGTGACTGAACTCCCTCGGCAGGTAATCTGACCGCAGGGTGACAGCTGGAGGTCACGGCAACAGACTGTCTTTACggagtaaaaacactgaatgaatatACTTTAAAGTTTAGGTCAAAATAAATTTACATTCTGCAGGTTATAAACCAGATCTGGACAAGGTCAACAGCCTGTTAATGACTTACAGACCCTGGCAGCGCAGTCGGTCGAACTGACGGACACATCATGCAACAGGTAGGTCGTCGTCTTCATTTAATGTTGCTTAGTCTTTTGAAAATAGGTCTGTATTCAGAGCTATCGCTCTTTTAAGGAAGgctaaaatatcaaacaattTGGGCtgtgtagaaaataataaaaaaaacctttgaaatTCAGTAAGGAGTAGACTTGCCAggttgaaaagaaaagtgaaagtatAACTCAGTTGTGCTTCTACCTTACATACAGTCGACAGTATTACATATGGATTCTCTGTTGGACCTTACTGTGCATAATGTACTACTAAAAAGGCAAACAGTGGTGGAAATCAAAAGAAATTTACACATTGAAGTACTGTGTCAATTCCAATGGAGCAGTGCTTGGTAAAGTCAGTTTAATCACAAAGCCTGCTCtggtttatttactgtatttatgacTGAAGCATTTATTCTGTTGAAACACCAGttctaaactttatttttccataaAAACTTCCACTGGTCTCTGTCAATTTTAGAACTTCAGGATGTTTCCCCTGATGAATGATCTGTTCCTTCAGTCTTCGGTCCGACCCCtgagtgttttggtttttcaccttctcctcacacactctcaaagTAAGtcacacataaatacagcttTAAGGTCAAGGGAAGTCAGGCTTTGGATCATAAGTATAAAATGACATCAATATATGACATGAAATGAAGACTGTTGTTTTGGGTTTTGTGACACTGGTACTTTAGTTATTCAAACAACTTTCCTCTGAGGGAAAAAGCTAAATGTGGCTTCTCCCTCTTTCAAGTTTCCAGATATGTGAGGCAAATAATTAGTGTAGACTtgatatatttcatttcatggtGGACATAGAGCCTTATAAACAGGTTTAACTAGTTCCTTCTgctttaataaataaacatgttgacTTCTTTCCAGGTCAGTCTCAGCTGATTGGTCCATCTCAGCCAATAGTGGCAACAGttggtgatgatgtcattttGCCATGTCACCTGGATCCTGCAGAGGATGTTGGTACCATGATATTGGAGTGGACAAGACCTGACCTGAAGCCTATATACGTCCATATGAGGCGTGCTGGTCAGGACCTCGTAGATAAACATCCATCCTACAAAGGACGAACCTCACTGTTCAttaatgaactgaaacatggaaacatttcactgaaactGTCCAAAGTCAAACTGTCTGATGGAGGAACGTACCACTGCTTCATTCCAAAACTGGATAAAAGATCTTCTGTTGAGCTTGTTGTTGGTAAGTGGACtcacactgtatttaaatacTGTAGATTTGTGTGGTCTGTGCATCTGGTGAAGAATTCTGGTAGGGTCAACATGAGGAGGTTGGGCAATGAAAAAACTTGTTGCTGTTACTGTCctacctgctcctcctctctcgtCTTCATCACCATCTCTCTGTCGTCCTCTCTCTCATCGTCTCATCATCTCGTCCTGTATCTCTTCACTTCTTTTCAGCTTCCTCTGTGtcagtgaagaaagaaaactcAGGGTGAGATGATCATATATTTATGTTGCTGactactgtttatttttttccttttcctcagcATCAGGTGCTGCCTCCTCACCTGTCATCAGTTTATCAGGGACTGACAGTAACAGAGGAGCAGTGGTGTTAGAGTGTGAGTCTAAAGgctggtatccagagcctgaggtgttgtggctggacggtgagggaaacctcctctctgctggacctacagagacagtcagaggtcctgatgacctctatactgtcagcagcagagtgactgtggagaagagacacagcaacagcttcacctgtagagtccgacagaacaaaaccaaccagaccagagagacagagatacgTATACCAGGTAGGAACtacatgtttttacagttttagtttgaaacaGCTGAGGTCCAGTTTTATCTAACTGTCATGTTGTTCTGTCTTTTATCATTTCAGATGATTTCTTTAAGGTCCAGTCCAGTTCTTCTTCTGTCATCATTGGTTTGGCTGTTAGTTTGGCTGTTTGCATCGTGGTCATTCTCTCACTGGTTTTTTGCCTGTGGAAGAAGAGACAAGACAAAACCAGTAAGTAACAAATGAATTTCACTGCTTCATCAATGTAAAGTTATCTCCACAGGTTTTAATGGGAACAGTTAATTATACAGTGATATTTGAAACTGTGTAAATTAAAGGGCAAAAAGACTCtacaagaaacaaaactgaaggaggaggagaggaaatgacGCCCATGAGAGAAACAGTGGACGGGAACACAAATCATGTgagtaaataaaaaagacaaaggagaaaaataacaagGACACAAAATCTTTACGTCTAGAAACCAGATCTGTGAAACAAGAGCAGCTCTGacaggttttaaaaaagaacatgagtctttttttctcttttcagcctcagtctggaggaagaggagcatcCCGTTCTTCTTTCCCTCCAGTAAGTGGTCACAGTATCAGAACAGTAACACACTGAGGACCCACAAAGAGCATCACTGGTCTCATCTCTGAGCCAGCTGAGCCAATCACAGACACTGACCTGCAGCCAGAGGCAGGAGAGGATTCTTCATTTCTAATCAGAACAGTTATGATAGAAATGAATCTTGGTGATGTGGTGTGTATGGGTTAAAGTGTGTATAATAAtcctgctgtatttttattgtattgtcACCTCGTATCTTCAAATGTGATGCAACAGCTTTGTAACACATTTCAACATTGTCCAAcattgtgtgtggtgttttctgTCAGACGTCACCTCATCTCTAATCTCTGTGTCGTCTTCTTCTTTCACTTTAAGTGGAGGATCATTTCCACACAGaagctgcaggagcagcagaggaggactcagagcctggaggaggagctgcagaggaggactCAGAGCCtggagcaggagctgcagaCTAAAAAAGAGGAGGTTTGTATCTGTACTTTTCACAAAACCTTTTCTCTCCAGCCTtctatttgttttcagttcCTCTTCAAAGCTGTGTCAATGATGGTGTTATGAACATTGCTTTTTAATCTGCTGTGTAtttgcagcagctgcacataAATGGAAAATCTGATGAGACtaataaacatcttttttcTATGAAATGTGTCCACCTcatctttcctctgttctctgtctctttcctcaggttaaagacagaggagctgaaatccagcagctccaggatcagaacagagacctgcagagacTGAACCGGGATCTGgagaacaagaacaaacaggTTCATGTGTTCAGTTACAGAGTTACTGGTTTTCCTTCAGTCCACATGTTTGTTCAAAtctctttcagtttttctcatattttcttattttcctctttgtttcatCATGTCCTCTGTGAATGTAGATGACTGACATGTTActcagctctttctctctgcatcttcTCCACATCACACTCATTAGTCTCCAGCTTTGTTTGTCCTCAGTTTGTCCTTGAACGCCTCACAGCTGCAGTTAACTGATATGATGAGTGATTGAATTCAAACATATCAGTTGAAGTGGAGGTTGAGGTTGAATGAATGGTTGAAGATGAGAGTGTAGAGCTGTTAAAGTCTTGTTGATGGTGAACAGCTGATGTAGAAATGTGTCCACACATTAATGTAATGTTAAAtcatgtgtttgtcttcatctctgttgtgtctgttaGTTGGAGAGTCAGCtctcagaggagaagaagaacaggatggaggctgagaggaagatgaaagaggagctgcagaagaCAAAAACTGAGGTTCATCTTTTACCTAAACCAGTCAGC
This is a stretch of genomic DNA from Lates calcarifer isolate ASB-BC8 unplaced genomic scaffold, TLL_Latcal_v3 scaffold_89_192, whole genome shotgun sequence. It encodes these proteins:
- the LOC108885210 gene encoding lamin-A-like, producing MQQNFRMFPLMNDLFLQSSVRPLSVLVFHLLLTHSQSQSQLIGPSQPIVATVGDDVILPCHLDPAEDVGTMILEWTRPDLKPIYVHMRRAGQDLVDKHPSYKGRTSLFINELKHGNISLKLSKVKLSDGGTYHCFIPKLDKRSSVELVVASGAASSPVISLSGTDSNRGAVVLECESKGWYPEPEVLWLDGEGNLLSAGPTETVRGPDDLYTVSSRVTVEKRHSNSFTCRVRQNKTNQTRETEIRIPDDFFKVQSSSSSVIIGLAVSLAVCIVVILSLVFCLWKKRQDKTRQKDSTRNKTEGGGEEMTPMRETVDGNTNHPQSGGRGASRSSFPPWRIISTQKLQEQQRRTQSLEEELQRRTQSLEQELQTKKEEVKDRGAEIQQLQDQNRDLQRLNRDLENKNKQLESQLSEEKKNRMEAERKMKEELQKTKTEMEKKLQDEQRRRMEAEKQLNSELKKERERREREVKSLEDQLQSKTKQVKDRGAEIQKLQDQNRDLQRLNQELQRLNQDLENKNKQSEVRGAEIQQLQDQNRDLQRLNQELENKNKQLERNQTAAEREEERLKDQTKQSSIIVDQIDPQGKYIHLRNQSDKDQPLRGWEIHVRVNKRKPIIWTFNHFDKVKAKNTVTIWTADSDHRYSIETDLKCRDLKSWSPEDHVLVTLFNCSGELEVSKEQGLENSQRTSQDSPSNRHITVGEVDQEGRYIRLYNSSYQDQPLGGWSIYVEVDNRKPIIYTFDYLRLRAGQTVTIWASDSHTRNRSSTDLVWSGQKSWGPGNQTVVTVFSSSGQEVTTKTFTAKHGS
- the LOC108885209 gene encoding Fc receptor-like protein 5, translating into MEVTALCFRLMMLQLILLRTQAQNSYTQKTDADFLRITPNRLQYFEFEPVSFECVGFGGLSDLRVIRKTKEFKPVCDIKRTSMGSFCKIERAYPSDSGEYWCETKEGERSSTVNITVTAGSVILESPGSSCDGGR